One window from the genome of Magnolia sinica isolate HGM2019 chromosome 4, MsV1, whole genome shotgun sequence encodes:
- the LOC131243058 gene encoding ras-related protein RHN1, which yields MATIGNNNLNAKLVLLGDMGAGKSSLVLRFVKGQFLEFQESTIGAAFFSQTLAVNDATVKFEIWDTAGQERYHSLAPMYYRGAAAAIIVYDITSTDSFARAKKWVQELQKQGNPNMVVALAGNKADLEDKRMVTVEEARTFAEENGLFFMETSAKTAINVNDIFYEIAKRLPRAQPAQNPTGMVLVDRPAEGTRAPACCS from the exons ATGGCGACCATTGGCAACAACAATCTCAACGCCAAGCTC GTCCTGCTTGGGGATATGGGCGCTGGCAAGTCAAGTCTTGTCTTGCGGTTCGTCAAAGGCCAATTCCTTGAATTCCAG GAATCGACGATTGGGGCTGCATTCTTTTCACAGACACTTGCAGTGAATGATGCAACGGTGAAGTTTGAGATTTGGGATACTGCAGGGCAGGAGAGGTATCACAGCTTGGCCCCCATGTATTACAGAGGAGCTGCTGCGGCTATCATCGTCTACGATATAACTAGCACG GATTCTTTTGCACGTGCTAAGAAGTGGGTGCAAGAACTTCAGAAACAAG GCAATCCAAATATGGTGGTGGCTCTTGCTGGAAATAAAGCCGATTTGGAAGATAAAAGGATGGTGACAGTGGAG GAAGCACGTACATTTGCTGAGGAGAATGGTCTTTTCTTCATGGAAACCTCTGCCAAAACTGCTATCAACGTGAATGACATATTCTATGAAATAG CAAAAAGGTTGCCTCGAGCTCAGCCTGCTCAGAATCCCACAGGCATGGTTCTTGTGGATAGACCAGCGGAAGGAACGCGAGCTCCTGCATGCTGTTCCTAG